From Lolium perenne isolate Kyuss_39 chromosome 5, Kyuss_2.0, whole genome shotgun sequence, a single genomic window includes:
- the LOC127298885 gene encoding uncharacterized protein isoform X2 yields the protein MAWRGAASRTVLAAVRRPAPAIGALRAPAPLAAPRRRLPFAFTNAAPTSPLGAARPLAALMGSPLTTPVVLARLTAHPGASARACCELSQGNGKDG from the exons ATGGCGTGGCGCGGCGCAGCCTCTCGCACCGTCCTGGCGGCCGTCCGCCGCCCGGCGCCCGCGATCGGCGCCCTCCGCGCACCTGCTCCCCTCGCCGCCCCGCGCCGCCGGCTCCCTTTCGCCTTCACCAACGCCGCCCCCACCTCCCCGCTCGGGGCCGCACG GCCCCTGGCGGCGTTGATGGGGTCGCCGCTGACGACGCCGGTGGTCCTAGCGCGACTGACGGCGCACCCTGGGGCCAGCGCCCGGGCCTGCTGCGAGCTCTCCCAGG GGAATGGAAAGGATGGGTGA
- the LOC127298885 gene encoding uncharacterized protein isoform X1, with translation MAWRGAASRTVLAAVRRPAPAIGALRAPAPLAAPRRRLPFAFTNAAPTSPLGAARPLAALMGSPLTTPVVLARLTAHPGASARACCELSQGNGDDG, from the exons ATGGCGTGGCGCGGCGCAGCCTCTCGCACCGTCCTGGCGGCCGTCCGCCGCCCGGCGCCCGCGATCGGCGCCCTCCGCGCACCTGCTCCCCTCGCCGCCCCGCGCCGCCGGCTCCCTTTCGCCTTCACCAACGCCGCCCCCACCTCCCCGCTCGGGGCCGCACG GCCCCTGGCGGCGTTGATGGGGTCGCCGCTGACGACGCCGGTGGTCCTAGCGCGACTGACGGCGCACCCTGGGGCCAGCGCCCGGGCCTGCTGCGAGCTCTCCCAGG GGAATGGGGACGATGGTTGA
- the LOC127298885 gene encoding uncharacterized protein isoform X3 gives MAWRGAASRTVLAAVRRPAPAIGALRAPAPLAAPRRRLPFAFTNAAPTSPLGAARPLAALMGSPLTTPVVLARLTAHPGASARACCELSQGT, from the exons ATGGCGTGGCGCGGCGCAGCCTCTCGCACCGTCCTGGCGGCCGTCCGCCGCCCGGCGCCCGCGATCGGCGCCCTCCGCGCACCTGCTCCCCTCGCCGCCCCGCGCCGCCGGCTCCCTTTCGCCTTCACCAACGCCGCCCCCACCTCCCCGCTCGGGGCCGCACG GCCCCTGGCGGCGTTGATGGGGTCGCCGCTGACGACGCCGGTGGTCCTAGCGCGACTGACGGCGCACCCTGGGGCCAGCGCCCGGGCCTGCTGCGAGCTCTCCCAGG GTACTTGA